DNA from Thermogemmatispora onikobensis:
GTCTATGTGGTTCTATCGAAGGCATCTCCAGCGTTTTCAAATCAGTGATATCGGAACCGCGCTGTCCTGGAGGCGGAGCGGGGCTTTCAGCTGCCTCCCCTGCAGTGGGAGCGTTGGGGCTAGCGAGACGCTCACGTGTCAGACGAGGGCGGGCTGGCACCGGCGAGCTTTTCCCATCTGCCCCAGATCCGACTCCTGCCGTAGAAGTCATGACCCGTTGGACCTGAGCGGGAGTGGCCGGCTCCGTCGGTGGCTGTCCCAAGCCTGAACGTTGCTGGCTAGCCGTTGCTGCCAGTCCTCTCGGCTGTGGAGTGGGCGAAAGCTGGCTTACTCCCCGTGGCAATGCTGGCGAGAGTTCTCGCTCGGCCAGAGCGGCCTGCGGGTGATCCTGACCCCAGCGGCTGCTGGCAAGTGCTGCCCCTGACTGCTCGCTCTGCTCGTCGCCTGCGGCCTGATAGTAGTAGGGGGTGATACTGCCGCGCTGCTGTTGCTGCTTGTTGACGACGCAGCCGATGATACGTACACCTGTCTGACGCAGGAGAGCTCGCGCCTGGCGGATATGCTCCTTCCGGGCGCGGGTGATGTCGACCACCAACAGAGCGCTGTCGACTCGTGAGGCCAGGATACTGGCATCGGCCAGGCCCAACAGCGGCGGTGCATCGAAGATCACGATGTCGAAATAGTAGTCTGCCAGGTTCGACAGCAAGTTACGCATGGCCTGCGAATCCAGTAGCTCGGGAGGATTCGGTGGCAGATGCCCGGCTGGCATCAGCCAGAGATTGGCAGTACTGGTCTCATAGAGGAAGCTATCGAGAATGCCTCCTTGCTCAGTTGGGCGCTTGCGTGAAGACGAGACACTTGGCAGAGGAGTCGTGGAAGATTGGCTCATGGCCATAATGGCGCTGCTCAGGCCAGCTTCAGCGGCAGAGATCCCAAAGAGGCGATGGAGCATTGGACGGCGCATGTCGGCATCCACAAGCAGGGTGCGTTTTCCTGCCTTCGCCATAAAGATTGCCAGATTCGCTGCGACCGTGCTCTTCCCCTCTCCTGGGACAGAGCTGGTGATCAAGAGATAGTTGACGGGCGTATCGATGGAGCAGAAGCCGATATTGGTGCGAAGGATGCGGTAAGACTCAATGAGGCCGGCATGCTCCTTGGGGTTAAAGACCTCCTTCTCCTCCGAGGAGCGTACTCGCCAGACGGTCGCGAGGACGGGATAGCCAAAGAGCTGAGCCAGCAGCTCGCCGGTGCGCACGCGCGTATCAAGCTGCTCCAGGAGCAGTGCCAGCAGCACACCAATCAGAAGGCCGGTTACCAGTCCTGCCCCAACATTGAGCAAGACACGGGGCTGAGACGGGCTCGTCGGAGGTGTGGCCTGCTGGACAATGCGCAGAATATTCCCGTTTTCCGCTTCTGTCAGCTCTAGCTGGACAAGAGCATCTTGGAGCTGTGAATAGCGGTCCTGCAGGGCCTTAAGGCGAGATTGCAGGACACTGATCTGCTGCTGGTCGCTCGTGGTACTCTCAATTTTAGTAATTTGATTACTGACGCTATTGATTTGCTGTTCTGTAGAACTAAGCTCTTGTTGTAGCTGTTGCTGGGAACGCTGATTATCCTGTTGAATAGCAGCGTCTTGCTGCTTGATAAATGTCTGAGCGATATCATTAGCCAAAGCCGCGGCCCGTGTCGGGCTCTCATCCAGGACGGAGACCTTGAACAACTGGGTATTTGTCTCTGTAGTAGCGGAGACGCGCGAGGCCAGAGCGGAAGCACTCAGGCCTGGATAATGAGAAGCCACTTCTGTCAAGACTGGCTGGCTGGTGATCAGCATCGCCTCAGTATCGACGAGCTGGTCACTGGCCAGGAGATTATTATAATCAGCTAAATTGTTGCCTGTGCGGACGGTGACTTGCATAAGGACCGACGCCTGGTAGAGGGGAGTCATCAGCTTGCTGGCGATCAGGGCCCCAGAGCCGACCGCCACGCAGCAGATGGCAACCAGCCACCAGCGCTTGGCCAGCACGGCTGCGTACTGAGCAATCGTCATTCTAAGTGTTCCTCTCTTGCAGATACCTTTGCCCTGTCTTTGCTCTCGTTGTTATATGTATCGATCCTGGCTGCAAATGGTAAACTTCTCGGGAAAGAGTGGTAAGAAGGTCCTGCTCTCTGCATAAGCAGATCTGGTACCGGGCGATGCCAGGGCTGCCTCCTCTTCTTCCCAGAGACCGCGTCTACTTCTTTACCTGCTTTCTTGGCTGCCTGCCTCTTCTCGTCGAAGGTACCAACTGCGATCGCTGGCTCCTGTATCCACACCACTTAGATACCCCGCAGTTTAATCACTTCAATGATTGTTCTCAAAAGAATAAGAATATCCAGTATGCATGATTGATGTTTGATATAGTAAAGATCGTATTGCAATTTTTCCAGGGCTTGTTGACTCGTAAAAGTATAGTGGTATTTGACCTGAGCCCAGCCTGTCAGGCCCGGGGGAACGCTCAGCCGGCAGCGATAGAAGGGAATAGTTTTTTCCAAGACGGTGACGAACTCTTCCCGCTCGGGTCGTGGGCCGATCAGGCTCATTTCCCCGCGCAGAATATTGAGTACCTGGGGAAGCTCATCCAGGTGAGTGGCCCGCAGAAAGCGCCCAATGCGTGTCACCCGGGCATCGTTGTAGCTAGCCCACTGGGCCTTTCCTTCTGGCTCGGCATCGACGCGCATGGAGCGAAATTTGTACATCTTAAACTTGCGTCCATTCTTCCCCAAGCGCTCCTGGCAGTGAAAGATGGGTCCGGGCGAGTCCAGGCGGATCAGCAGCGAGAGGGGGGGAAGCAGTAAGAGAAGCAACAGCGATCCCATCAGGCCAAAAGTGAGATCGAGTAATTTGCGCCAGCAGAGGTAGAGAGGAGAGAGGTTGGCGCCTGGCAGGGCGATATACCATTGTCCTCCGATCTGCTCCACAGGAATCTTCCCACTGACGTTCTCATAGACGCAAAGGGCAGGGACGAGCGAGATCCCCAGGTGGGTTCCAGTGATGGCCTCCTGCACCAGGGCTGGATTCTCCTGATACTCGGTTGCCATAATCAGGACGTCGATGGCTTGCTGCTCAATTAGGCGCTGCAGCATGAGGCGTCCGCCAAGCACAGGCAAAGGCAGCGCTCGCTCGAACTCGGCCTGGGCCTGCAGATTCTCCTCTGCTGATGAGATGTAGCCCACAATATCGATGGTCGAGCGTCGGGGCGCGGCCTGCAGTTCTCGCGCAATTGCTTCCCCGATGGGGCTAATCCCGACAATCACTCCCTGGCGCCGGAAGGGAGGCAGATGCAAACATTGGGCAATGGCGAGGCGCCAGCAGGCGATGAGGGGGAGGCTGACGCTGGTAAAGGAGAGGGTTGTCAGCAATAGGGAGTGCAAGGCGCGGCCTTCCAGCGTGGCACTCAGAGCAAACCAGAGGCCAGCCAACAGAAGCAGCGTGATCATAGCCCGTAAAGGGCTAACCAGGCGGCTTGACATTCCGTTGAGGTCGTAGGCGCGTGTCAAACGGGCTGCAAAGCCCCAGAGAAGAGCGGCGCAGCCAATCCAGGCCAGATGCATCTCCCACGGCATGATCAGGCGACTACTACTTTCGACGGGTGGCTGATTACGTACTATCAGCAGGGTGAAGGTAACCAGCAGCAGTAAACTATCGCCGCCAATCAGGATAAGCCGCCAGTCGCTGCTGGAGAGACGCCGTCTCGTTCGCCGGCTGAGCTGTCCCTGCTCGCAATGAGAAGCTGCGGACAAAGTGAGAGTAGCAGTATTCCCCTGGTAACTTCGCCTTGGTACCGGTTCACTCTGTTGCTGATATTCCTGTTCTTTCAGCATATGTTTCTTCCTTTCTCTCCTGAACCAGGCATCTACTACCTTCTATCTGTCTATCTATATGACATCGATTTATTGTCATCATATTCTTGCTGTCTTTGCTGTTGCTGTTTTGGCTCTGAAGAAGTGAAGGAGGAGGATGGCAGGAAGGCGGCGATTTGAGCGTCGAGGCGGGCACAGAGTTGGTCATAGTCGAAGCGCTCCTCGGCCAGCGCGCGACCGCGGGTGCTGAGAGCCTGGGCCAGGGCCGGCTGCTCATAGAGCTGCACAATTGCTTGCGCCAGAGCAGTGGGATTCTCCGGTTCGACGAAAATAGCGGCGCCGGCCTCTTCCGCCAACCGGCGGGCCTCGCCATCGACAGCTAGCAGAATCGGGCGCCCGCAGGCCAGGGCCTCATACATCTTGCAGGGCAAGGCGCCCTCAAAGAGAGGAAGCTTGCGCATCATGATCAGGCAAGCATCAGCGGCGGCCAGTAGCAAGGGGACTTGCTCATGGGGGAATGGGTCCATGAAGATGACATTCTCCAGTCCGCGGCGGCGTGCCTCGGCCAGTAGCTCGGGCTTGGCACCGCCGTCCCCGACCAGACGAATGCGAATGGCTGGATAGGAGCGCAGTTGCTCGGCGGCCTCCAATACAGTAGTTAAACCATGAGAGATGCCAAGAGTGCCAGCGTAGAGCACAGTAAACGACTCTTCCCAGCCCAGGTGCTGACGGGCCTCGGCCTGTGGGCGAGGAAAGAACTTGCTCGTGTCAACGCCGTTCGTCAAGAAGAAAACCTTCTCAGCGGCCAGACCGCGGCGCAGTAGCTGATCACGTATCCCCTCGGTAAGAACCCAGACCAGGCTGGCGCGCTCGTATGAGGACCATTCCAGCCACTCGGCCAGGCGGATCAGCAGGCGATTACGTAGGACGCCAAGTTGAACCGCTGACTCAGGCCAGAGGTCCGAGACCGTGAACACATAGGGGCTGCCTTTCCAGCGGGCGAGCAGACGCCCGGCGATGGCATTAAAGAGCGGATGCGACTCGACAATCAGCAGATCCGGGCGACCGACGGCGCGCGCCCCCAAAATCGGAGCCAGGCAACCAAAGGAGAGATGTGCCAGGATGCGCCGCAGGAAGCCGCGGTTGGGACTCGTGTAGCTCCAGACGCGCACCACGCGCACACCTGCCCGTGTTTCCTCCTGGAGCAGGTGCCCACGGTACTCAGGGGGAACCACGCCGGTCGGATAATTCGGCACAGTTGTCAGGACTGTGACCTGATGGCCTCGCTGCACAAGATGCTCAGCATATTGGCTGATGCGTGAAGCTGCGGCCCCTTTCTCGGGGGGATAATACAGGGTTAGAAAGAGAATATACGCCATAGATCGTTTTATTCCTCATCTTCAACACTGCGAGAATGAGAGCTATACGAGTGGGTCAACATCGCAGTCTCTTAAAGAGCGCTTTCTGGACAATGGTGCGTGGTTGCTGCTGTTTCCTGACGAGAGGC
Protein-coding regions in this window:
- a CDS encoding polysaccharide biosynthesis tyrosine autokinase — protein: MTIAQYAAVLAKRWWLVAICCVAVGSGALIASKLMTPLYQASVLMQVTVRTGNNLADYNNLLASDQLVDTEAMLITSQPVLTEVASHYPGLSASALASRVSATTETNTQLFKVSVLDESPTRAAALANDIAQTFIKQQDAAIQQDNQRSQQQLQQELSSTEQQINSVSNQITKIESTTSDQQQISVLQSRLKALQDRYSQLQDALVQLELTEAENGNILRIVQQATPPTSPSQPRVLLNVGAGLVTGLLIGVLLALLLEQLDTRVRTGELLAQLFGYPVLATVWRVRSSEEKEVFNPKEHAGLIESYRILRTNIGFCSIDTPVNYLLITSSVPGEGKSTVAANLAIFMAKAGKRTLLVDADMRRPMLHRLFGISAAEAGLSSAIMAMSQSSTTPLPSVSSSRKRPTEQGGILDSFLYETSTANLWLMPAGHLPPNPPELLDSQAMRNLLSNLADYYFDIVIFDAPPLLGLADASILASRVDSALLVVDITRARKEHIRQARALLRQTGVRIIGCVVNKQQQQRGSITPYYYQAAGDEQSEQSGAALASSRWGQDHPQAALAERELSPALPRGVSQLSPTPQPRGLAATASQQRSGLGQPPTEPATPAQVQRVMTSTAGVGSGADGKSSPVPARPRLTRERLASPNAPTAGEAAESPAPPPGQRGSDITDLKTLEMPSIEPHRQRGER
- a CDS encoding exopolysaccharide biosynthesis polyprenyl glycosylphosphotransferase; its protein translation is MLKEQEYQQQSEPVPRRSYQGNTATLTLSAASHCEQGQLSRRTRRRLSSSDWRLILIGGDSLLLLVTFTLLIVRNQPPVESSSRLIMPWEMHLAWIGCAALLWGFAARLTRAYDLNGMSSRLVSPLRAMITLLLLAGLWFALSATLEGRALHSLLLTTLSFTSVSLPLIACWRLAIAQCLHLPPFRRQGVIVGISPIGEAIARELQAAPRRSTIDIVGYISSAEENLQAQAEFERALPLPVLGGRLMLQRLIEQQAIDVLIMATEYQENPALVQEAITGTHLGISLVPALCVYENVSGKIPVEQIGGQWYIALPGANLSPLYLCWRKLLDLTFGLMGSLLLLLLLPPLSLLIRLDSPGPIFHCQERLGKNGRKFKMYKFRSMRVDAEPEGKAQWASYNDARVTRIGRFLRATHLDELPQVLNILRGEMSLIGPRPEREEFVTVLEKTIPFYRCRLSVPPGLTGWAQVKYHYTFTSQQALEKLQYDLYYIKHQSCILDILILLRTIIEVIKLRGI
- a CDS encoding glycosyltransferase family 4 protein, with the translated sequence MAYILFLTLYYPPEKGAAASRISQYAEHLVQRGHQVTVLTTVPNYPTGVVPPEYRGHLLQEETRAGVRVVRVWSYTSPNRGFLRRILAHLSFGCLAPILGARAVGRPDLLIVESHPLFNAIAGRLLARWKGSPYVFTVSDLWPESAVQLGVLRNRLLIRLAEWLEWSSYERASLVWVLTEGIRDQLLRRGLAAEKVFFLTNGVDTSKFFPRPQAEARQHLGWEESFTVLYAGTLGISHGLTTVLEAAEQLRSYPAIRIRLVGDGGAKPELLAEARRRGLENVIFMDPFPHEQVPLLLAAADACLIMMRKLPLFEGALPCKMYEALACGRPILLAVDGEARRLAEEAGAAIFVEPENPTALAQAIVQLYEQPALAQALSTRGRALAEERFDYDQLCARLDAQIAAFLPSSSFTSSEPKQQQQRQQEYDDNKSMSYR